TGACCTGATGTGGAATTTTGAAACTCCCTACCATTCCCGTTCGTTGAGGGAGTTCTGGCAGCGGTGGCATATATCCCTTTCCACTTGGTTCCGTGATTATGTTTACATTCCGCTGGGCGGGAACCGCGTAACGAAAGCGCGCCGTTTGTGGAATCTCTTTGCCACGTTTCTTTTAAGCGGTCTGTGGCATGGGGCCAACTGGACATTCGTTGTGTGGGGCATGATTCATGGTCTATTGTTGATAATCGGAATTCTTCTGGCCAATGTAAACAAACGACTGGCTGCTTTGATATCGCTGCACAGGGTCCCGCGGTTGCATAAATGCCTGCAGATCGTTTATACGTTTATTCTGGTTACCTTCGCATGGATATTCTTCAGATCCGGCTCCATAAAGGAAGCCTGGAGATATATTACATACATGTTTAAAAACACGGGGGGGGCGCATTATCTTGATTATAACATAGATACGACCCAGGTTTTAATAATACTGGTGTATATCATTTTTTTGGAATTCATTCAAAATGTTCAAAAGAATGAAAAGCTTCGGTCCTATCTGCTAGCAAAGCCCACGGCGGCCCGGTGGTCGTTCTACGTTATAACGCTTCTCAGCGTTATACTGGTGGGAAAATTCGGCGATAATAAATTCATATATTTCAATTTTTAATAAATGAAAAAATTAATTATTAAATCTCTGATCCTTTTTTTTATTATAATTGGTATTCTGGTTCTCTGTTTTTTTGTCCCTTTTAATGTTGACCATTCGTTGGGCTCGATTTTCAACCAATATCGGATATTGGCGGAACCGGCGAGTAAAAGCAGGATCATTATTATTGGCGGGAGCGGATCCGCATCGGGAGTCAATTGCAAGAGAATTGAAAATGAAACCGGTTATAAATCAATCAATCTCGGATTGTTTTATGGATTGAGATCGGAGTTCACCTTTAATAATATCAGGATGTATATTAAAAACGGCGATATTGTCGTTATGATTCCTGAGTATGGTTCCCTGGATTTAAATGATTATAATGCTTATGAGAAAAAGTGGGGGTTGGCGTATGATTATAGCAATATTGTTAATTACAATAATCCCGCGGAGTTAATCAGGGATGTTCATGAATTACTCCAGTCAAAAACAGTGATACTCTATACCCGCCTGGTAAATTTGAATATTAAAAACATGTTCGTCAACGGGTATTACTTTTATGATGTATATTTCGATAATAGCGGCGATATGAATAAAGTTAAATCAAAGATATTCCGCCCCTATGATAAAATAGATGGATACAACAGGACACTTCCGGCATTAATATCGAATCGTGGAATAGAAGTATTAAAAAGGAACAACCGATTAATAACATCAAAAGGCGCGAAGCTCGTCCTTTTTTTCCCGGCATTTCCCCGGCATGAGTACTTGAACAATAAGATTAAAATCGATGATCTCTATCATATCTTGAGGACGAAAACTAATGTGACAGTTTTAGGTACACCCGGGGATTTCGCCTATGACTACGAGCTGTTTGCCGATACGACATTCCATTTGACGAATAAAGGCGCTGAACATCGTACGAAAATGATCATAGATAAATTAATAGAAGCGAATCTGATAACCGATCAGAGGCGCATCTGAATTCTGATGTTCGGGGTTCCCGCGGTTTAATAATAGCTGGATCCGTTTTTAAAAAAATTTTTTACGATCATCCTTCCCGTTCGTTTACCACTGTATGACTGAATTAAACAAGGAACAGTATCGTGCGTCCCGGGCCGATACCGGCGTGAGCCTTGTCCTGGCCGGGGCGGGCACGGGCAAGACTAAGACCTTGGTGGAGAAGGTTGTCAACGTCATGGGGGAGCTGGGGATAGATCCCTCCGGCGTCCTTCTCCTCACCTTCAGCCGCAAGGCGGCGGAAGAGCTCCGCGAGCGGGTGGCGTTGCGCTGCGGCCGCGGCAGGGAGATCACGGCCGGGACCTTTCATTCCTTCTGCTTCGATCTTCTCAGGCGGAACAGTGAGGCTTTCATGGAGGCCGGCGGTTTTTCGCGGTTTCCTTCCGTCGTGGATGATGAGGGCGGCAAGGCTATCCTGATGGAATTGATCCGCCGGGACATGGACAGGTTCATGGGCGTGCCCGCCGGGGTCATCCATGACCTCATGATGAGGAGGGGCCGTCTCGACGGATGGAAGAAGAGGAAGATAGAGGGATCGGGCCTCGGCGTGCAGCTGGCTAATCTCGGAGAAGAATACCGGGAAACCAAGCGAAGGAGGGGCCTCATCGACTATGACGATATGATGATGCGCGCCATTGAACTTCTGGAGCGTAACGGCGCGGTGCGTGCCGGTGTCCTTGCCCGGTACCGGTATATTTTCGTCGATGAGTTCCAGGACGTTTCCGATGAAAACATCAGGCTCCTCAAGCTCCTGCTTCCCGACCGGGAGCGCAAT
The sequence above is drawn from the Spirochaetota bacterium genome and encodes:
- a CDS encoding UvrD-helicase domain-containing protein — translated: MTELNKEQYRASRADTGVSLVLAGAGTGKTKTLVEKVVNVMGELGIDPSGVLLLTFSRKAAEELRERVALRCGRGREITAGTFHSFCFDLLRRNSEAFMEAGGFSRFPSVVDDEGGKAILMELIRRDMDRFMGVPAGVIHDLMMRRGRLDGWKKRKIEGSGLGVQLANLGEEYRETKRRRGLIDYDDMMMRAIELLERNGAVRAGVLARYRYIFVDEFQDVSDENIRLLKLLLPDRERNLFAVISALDSPNFLTSANFTNP